The following coding sequences lie in one Hippopotamus amphibius kiboko isolate mHipAmp2 chromosome 7, mHipAmp2.hap2, whole genome shotgun sequence genomic window:
- the SOX10 gene encoding transcription factor SOX-10 encodes MAAEQDLSEVELSPVGSEEPRCLSPGSAPSLGPDGGGGGGGGGSGLRASPGPGELGKVKKEQQDGEADDDKFPVCIREAVSQVLSGYDWTLVPMPVRVNGASKSKPHVKRPMNAFMVWAQAARRKLADQYPHLHNAELSKTLGKLWRLLNESDKRPFIEEAERLRMQHKKDHPDYKYQPRRRKNGKAAQGESECPGGEAEQGGAAAIQAHYKTAHLDHRHPGEGSPMSDGNPEHPSGQSHGPPTPPTTPKTELQSGKADPKRDGRSMGEGGKPHIDFGNVDIGEISHEVMSNMETFDVAELDQYLPPNGHPGHVGSYSAAGYGLGSALAVASGHSAWISKPPGVALPTVSPPGVDAKAQVKTETAGPQGPPHYTDQPSTSQIAYTSLSLPHYGSAFPSISRPQFDYTDHQPSGPYYGHSGQTSGLYSAFSYMGPSQRPLYTAISDPSPSGPQSHSPTHWEQPVYTTLSRP; translated from the exons atgGCGGCGGAGCAGGACCTCTCCGAGGTGGAGCTGAGCCCCGTGGGCTCCGAGGAGCCGCGCTGCCTGTCCCCGGGGAGCGCGCCCTCTCTGGGGcccgacggcggcggcggcggcggcggcggaggatcGGGCCTGCGAGCCAGCCCGGGGCCCGGCGAGCTGGGCAAGGTCAAGAAGGAGCAGCAGGACGGCGAGGCGGACGATGACAAGTTCCCCGTGTGCATCCGCGAGGCCGTCAGCCAGGTGCTCAGCGGCTACGACTGGACGCTGGTGCCCATGCCCGTGCGCGTCAACGGCGCCAGCAAGAGCAAGCCGCACGTCAAGCGGCCCATGAACGCCTTCATGGTGTGGGCGCAGGCGGCGCGCAGGAAGCTGGCCGACCAGTACCCGCACCTGCACAACGCCGAGCTCAGCAAGACGCTGGGCAAGCTCTGGAG gctgctGAACGAGAGTGACAAGCGCCCCTTCATCGAGGAGGCCGAGCGGCTCCGGATGCAGCACAAGAAGGACCACCCGGACTACAAGTACCAGCCCCGGAGGCGGAAGAACGGGAAGGCAGCCCAGGGAGAGTCAGAGTGCCCAGGCGGAGAGGCTGAGCAGGGCGGGGCTGCTGCCATCCAGGCCCACTACAAGACTGCCCACCTGGACCACCGGCACCCGGGCGAGGGCTCCCCGATGTCAGATGGAAACCCTGAGCACCCCTCGG GCCAGAGCCACGGCCCGCCCACCCCTCCGACCACCCCAAAGACAGAGCTGCAGTCAGGCAAGGCAGACCCCAAGCGGGACGGGCGCTCCATGGGGGAGGGCGGGAAGCCTCACATCGACTTCGGCAACGTGGACATCGGTGAGATCAGCCACGAGGTAATGTCCAACATGGAGACCTTTGATGTGGCTGAGTTGGACCAATACCTGCCGCCCAATGGGCACCCAGGCCACGTGGGCAGCTACTCGGCAGCTGGCTACGGGCTGGGCAGCGCCCTGGCTGTGGCCAGTGGACACTCTGCCTGGATCTCCAAGCCTCCAGGCGTGGCTCTGCCCACGGTCTCGCCACCTGGTGTGGATGCCAAAGCCCAGGTGAAGACGGAGACCGCGGGGCCCCAAGGGCCCCCACACTACACTGACCAGCCGTCCACCTCGCAGATCGCCTACACCTCCCTCAGTCTGCCCCACTACGGCTCCGCCTTCCCCTCCATCTCCCGCCCCCAGTTTGACTACACTGACCATCAGCCCTCAGGACCCTATTATGGCCATTCGGGTCAGACCTCCGGCCTCTACTCGGCCTTCTCTTACATGGGGCCCTCGCAGCGGCCTCTCTACACGGCCATCTCTGACCCTAGCCCCTCAGGGCCCCAGTCCCACAGCCCCACACACTGGGAGCAGCCAGTATATACGACACTGTCCCGGCCTTAA
- the POLR2F gene encoding DNA-directed RNA polymerases I, II, and III subunit RPABC2 isoform X2 codes for MSDNEDNFDGDDFDDVEEDEGLDDLENAEEEGQENVEILPSGERPQANQKRITTPYMTKYERARVLGTRALQIAMCAPVMVELEGETDPLLIAMKELKARKIPIIIRRYLPDGSYEDWGVDELIITD; via the exons ATGTCAGACAACGAGGACAA TTTTGATGGCGACGACTTTGATGATGTGGAGGAGGACGAAGGGCTGGATGACTTGGAGAATGCCGAGGAG GAGGGCCAGGAGAATGTTGAGATCCTCCCTTCTGGAGAGCGACCGCAGGCCAACCAGAAGCGAATCACCACACCATATATGACCAAGTATGAGCGAGCCCGTGTGCTGGGCACCCGAGCTCTTCAGATCGC GATGTGTGCCCCCGTGATGGTGGAGCTGGAGGGGGAGACAGATCCCTTGCTCATCGCCATGAAAGAGCTCAA GGCCCGAAAGATCCCCATCATCATTCGCCGCTACCTGCCGGACGGGAGCTATGAAGACTGGGGGGTGGACGAGCTCATCATCACCGACTGA
- the POLR2F gene encoding DNA-directed RNA polymerases I, II, and III subunit RPABC2 isoform X1 translates to MSDNEDNFDGDDFDDVEEDEGLDDLENAEEEGQENVEILPSGERPQANQKRITTPYMTKYERARVLGTRALQIAMCAPVMVELEGETDPLLIAMKELNASWSQEDAPKRSLSSHSAHSVPLLRSWGHHPHAP, encoded by the exons ATGTCAGACAACGAGGACAA TTTTGATGGCGACGACTTTGATGATGTGGAGGAGGACGAAGGGCTGGATGACTTGGAGAATGCCGAGGAG GAGGGCCAGGAGAATGTTGAGATCCTCCCTTCTGGAGAGCGACCGCAGGCCAACCAGAAGCGAATCACCACACCATATATGACCAAGTATGAGCGAGCCCGTGTGCTGGGCACCCGAGCTCTTCAGATCGC GATGTGTGCCCCCGTGATGGTGGAGCTGGAGGGGGAGACAGATCCCTTGCTCATCGCCATGAAAGAGCTCAA TGCGTCATGGTCTCAAGAGGATGCTCCTAAGAGGTCTCTTTCCTCGCATTCTGCACATTCTGTGCCTCTGCTGCGGAGCTGGGGTCACCATCCTCACGCGCCTTGA
- the C7H22orf23 gene encoding UPF0193 protein EVG1 isoform X1, whose product MASQERVEAVAKGTGFWRCPKPATYTPGTCELLRVMMKESKLTNFQQRHIMDTMKQGDTLPLQCSPTSSQRVLPSKQPASAIYLPPILAARSHLRPASICQANGAYNREQFKPQATRDLEKEKRRLQNIFATGKEPEERKRKPPPVRQEDPAPELDRFEELVKEIQERKEFLADMEALGQGRQYRGIILTEISQVGEGTGKWWGGCARCECGGRDVSRHTGSAGAVSGVQL is encoded by the exons ATGGCTTCCCAGGAGAGGGTGGAGGCAGTGGCCAAAGGAACAGGGTTCTGGCGCTGCCCCAAGCCGGCCACTTACACCCCAGGGACCTGCGAGCTGCTCAGAG TGATGATGAAGGAATCCAAACTGACAAACTTCCAGCAGCGCCACATCATGGACACCATGAAAC AAGGAGACACGCTCCCCCTGCAGTGCAGCCCAACTTCCAGCCAGAGGGTTTTGCCTTCCAAGCAGCCAGCCTCGGCCATCTACCTGCCTCCCATCCTGGCTGCCCGCTCCCACCTCCGGCCTGCCAGCATATGCCAAGCCAACGGGGCCTACAACCGGGAGCAGTTCAAGCCTCAAGCCACCC GAGATCTGGAGAAGGAGAAGCGAAGACTCCAAAATATCTTTGCCACCGGGAAGGAGCCAGAGGAACGGAAAAGAAAGCCCCCTCCTGTGCGACAGGAGGACCCAGCCCCTGAGCTGGACCGGTTTGAAGAAC TGGTGAAGGAAATCCAGGAGAGGAAGGAATTCCTGGCCGACAtggaggccctggggcagggcagaCAGTACCGAGGGATCATCCTTACTGAAATCTCCCAGGTAGGAGAAGGAactgggaagtggtgggggggatGCGCCCGCTGTGAGTGTGGAGGACGAGATGTGAGCAGACATACAGGGTCAGCTGGGGCTGTCTCGGGAGTCCAGCTCTAG
- the C7H22orf23 gene encoding UPF0193 protein EVG1 isoform X4 codes for MASQERVEAVAKGTGFWRCPKPATYTPGTCELLRVMMKESKLTNFQQRHIMDTMKQGDTLPLQCSPTSSQRVLPSKQPASAIYLPPILAARSHLRPASICQANGAYNREQFKPQATLVKEIQERKEFLADMEALGQGRQYRGIILTEISQVGEGTGKWWGGCARCECGGRDVSRHTGSAGAVSGVQL; via the exons ATGGCTTCCCAGGAGAGGGTGGAGGCAGTGGCCAAAGGAACAGGGTTCTGGCGCTGCCCCAAGCCGGCCACTTACACCCCAGGGACCTGCGAGCTGCTCAGAG TGATGATGAAGGAATCCAAACTGACAAACTTCCAGCAGCGCCACATCATGGACACCATGAAAC AAGGAGACACGCTCCCCCTGCAGTGCAGCCCAACTTCCAGCCAGAGGGTTTTGCCTTCCAAGCAGCCAGCCTCGGCCATCTACCTGCCTCCCATCCTGGCTGCCCGCTCCCACCTCCGGCCTGCCAGCATATGCCAAGCCAACGGGGCCTACAACCGGGAGCAGTTCAAGCCTCAAGCCACCC TGGTGAAGGAAATCCAGGAGAGGAAGGAATTCCTGGCCGACAtggaggccctggggcagggcagaCAGTACCGAGGGATCATCCTTACTGAAATCTCCCAGGTAGGAGAAGGAactgggaagtggtgggggggatGCGCCCGCTGTGAGTGTGGAGGACGAGATGTGAGCAGACATACAGGGTCAGCTGGGGCTGTCTCGGGAGTCCAGCTCTAG
- the C7H22orf23 gene encoding UPF0193 protein EVG1 isoform X3, giving the protein MMKESKLTNFQQRHIMDTMKQGDTLPLQCSPTSSQRVLPSKQPASAIYLPPILAARSHLRPASICQANGAYNREQFKPQATRDLEKEKRRLQNIFATGKEPEERKRKPPPVRQEDPAPELDRFEELVKEIQERKEFLADMEALGQGRQYRGIILTEISQVGEGTGKWWGGCARCECGGRDVSRHTGSAGAVSGVQL; this is encoded by the exons ATGATGAAGGAATCCAAACTGACAAACTTCCAGCAGCGCCACATCATGGACACCATGAAAC AAGGAGACACGCTCCCCCTGCAGTGCAGCCCAACTTCCAGCCAGAGGGTTTTGCCTTCCAAGCAGCCAGCCTCGGCCATCTACCTGCCTCCCATCCTGGCTGCCCGCTCCCACCTCCGGCCTGCCAGCATATGCCAAGCCAACGGGGCCTACAACCGGGAGCAGTTCAAGCCTCAAGCCACCC GAGATCTGGAGAAGGAGAAGCGAAGACTCCAAAATATCTTTGCCACCGGGAAGGAGCCAGAGGAACGGAAAAGAAAGCCCCCTCCTGTGCGACAGGAGGACCCAGCCCCTGAGCTGGACCGGTTTGAAGAAC TGGTGAAGGAAATCCAGGAGAGGAAGGAATTCCTGGCCGACAtggaggccctggggcagggcagaCAGTACCGAGGGATCATCCTTACTGAAATCTCCCAGGTAGGAGAAGGAactgggaagtggtgggggggatGCGCCCGCTGTGAGTGTGGAGGACGAGATGTGAGCAGACATACAGGGTCAGCTGGGGCTGTCTCGGGAGTCCAGCTCTAG